A window of the Phaseolus vulgaris cultivar G19833 chromosome 5, P. vulgaris v2.0, whole genome shotgun sequence genome harbors these coding sequences:
- the LOC137834281 gene encoding uncharacterized protein gives MHEALVASQARNEELNRVNEELRKALQGQKERATGDKSAPPSPPRNFPMPFSQEIMDTVVPANAVAVKASFTGVEDPEAHLTAFHTQMMFSGGSDAVYCKVFMSTLSGTALKWFVSLPTGHITTFQQFSKMFVEQYIVNKAPPLVSYDLFDVRQYQRESLKDFLNRFGAQIVRLPGKDEDMFVHAFKKGVLPGPFSESLIRSHPATFVEIRRCVVAHITAESEVSEKRGNVAPAKPRAQTRIQPHRVMEAAAEKKDQRVHHPYDPKKSKGKGPGRPREFNRPPRYEFVMGLADLIAIPNIAARLKVPEKTTDKVLGPKPDAWCEFHKSFGHSINSCLALGYQLAELVKCGFLKDYLLEKQTGQSSCSQSASSEGQQHEVPIHGEIHTIAGGFSGGGCTASQRKKYARSVMSVEAFEDHLPDVDIKFTKEDLGDVVPHDNDPIVISLVTAGRMVHRVLVDQGSSTDVMFWPTFGKLQLSPDQLRSYVGYLYGFVGDQVEEAKKCYENSLKNKRSMCHVTATPPPGVEPKQENRRVVDTAFEVATERDVVMADIEARCENAARVEEEKDCPEVARESGIARAVITSEKRPQPVED, from the exons ATGCACGAGGCACTAGTGGCCTCACAGGCTAGAAATGAAGAGCTTAACAGAGTCAATGAAGAGTTACGTAAAGCCCTTCAGGGACAGAAGGAGCGTGCGACTGGGGACAAATCTGCACCCCCGTCCCCACCGCGTAATTTTCCAATGCCGTTTTCTCAGGAGATCATGGACACGGTGGTCCCTGCAAATGCGGTAGCGGTGAAAGCATCTTTCACCggggtggaggatcctgaggctcatctcacggcgtttcacacgcagatgatgttcTCAGGCGGTTCGGATGCAGTCTACTGCAAGGTGTTCATGAGTACTCTCAGTGGAACAGCGCTGAAGTGGTTCGTTAGTCTGCCTACCGGCCACATTACCACCTTCCAGCAGTTCTCCAAGAtgttcgtcgagcagtacatagtaaacaaggcaccgccgttggtgtcttacgatctgttcgatgtgAGGCAGTATCAAAGGGAGTCTCTGAAGGATTTTTTGAACAGATTCGGGGCTCAGATTGTTCGCTTGCCAGGTAAGGATGAAGATATGTTTGTGCACGctttcaaaaagggcgtgttgcctggACCGTTTAGTGAATCGCTGatcaggagccaccccgccacgttcgttGAAATCCGGCGATGTGTCGTGGCTCACATCACCGCTGAAAGCGAAGTTTCCGAGAAGAGAGGGAATGTGGCTCCAGCTAAgccacgcgcccagacgagGATTCAGCCGCATAGGGTGATGGAGGCggcggcagagaagaaggatcaaagggtgcatcatccttatgatccaaagaAGAGCAAGGGGAAGGGGCCAGGGCGGCCTAGAGAGTTTAATCGCCCACCGAGGTACGAGTTTGTGATGGGATTGGCTGACCTGATTGCCATTCCGAATattgctgccaggctcaaagtaccagagaagacgacggataaggtgttggggccaAAACCGGAcgcgtggtgtgagttccacaagagttttggccaTTCCATcaattcgtgcttggctttgggataccaacttgctgagttggtcaagtgtggGTTCTTGAAAGACTATTTGCTGGAGAAGCAAACGGGGCAATCGTCATGTTCACAATCAGCGAGCAGTGAGGGACAGCAGCATGAAGTACCcattcacggcgagatccacactaTAGCTGGTGGATTCTCGGGTGGTGGGTGTACTGCATCACaacggaagaaatatgcaaggtccgTGATGTCAGTAGAGGCCTTTGAGGATCACTTGCCCGATGTGGACATCAAGTTCACCAAAGAAGATCTTGGGGatgttgtgccccatgacaacgatcccattgtaaTCTCGCTCGTTACGGCGGGGAGGATGGTTCATCGGGTGTTGgtcgatcaaggaagctcgacgGATGTTATGTTTTGGCCGACCTTCGGAAAGTTACAGTTATCCCCTGACCAGCTGAGGTCATATGTGGGCTACTTATACGGTTTTGTTGGtgatcaagtggag gaggcaaagaagtgctatgaaaacagcctcaagaacaagagatcgATGTGCCATGTAACCGCAACACCGCCCCCTGGTGTGGAGCCTAAACAGGAAAATCGGCGAGTTGTGGACACAGCATTTGAGGTGGCCACTGAAAGGGATGTGGTGATGGCGGATATTGAGGCGAGGTGCGAGAACGCCGCTCGGGTTGAGGAAGAGAAGGACTGCCCGGAAGTCGCTAGGGAGTCAGGAATCGCGAGAGCGGTGATCACCAGTGAGAAGAGGCCTCAGCCGGTCGAGGATTAG